From Miscanthus floridulus cultivar M001 chromosome 15, ASM1932011v1, whole genome shotgun sequence, the proteins below share one genomic window:
- the LOC136506696 gene encoding uncharacterized protein isoform X1, which yields MNFLYRTTQPAAPELPRISEQDQLRDALQKPTTTLESLIADDSYQPSSTHSEDGAANNGSRDISGDPSSLDSKSLVPSGTHADVAEDEGWITIPCKALPESLNDISEMVQLQTLDRSFLFPGEQVHILVCLSASKQDVQVISPFRIAAVMSKNGNSLQNSTNKSSPVSANGHDNGAAGESGYQDVELNGEASPSEHDILETQSLLQMEDHKQQIEHVLRRFRESNFFVRIAESDEPLWSKKRVTSATTADKRSDNQGNSKSSKSNVYNTISDKGIFDGSTSGGVARDVVKCYSLQNGDIVVVLQVNVGINKLEDPVLEVLQFEKSISNNCMPQNLVDGLSDSNNDPCQELLSWLLPLDRTLPPRSLAPPTLNPSVSHKQSYSASGSQIFNFRSYSMPSASSVQTPNNIRPPPISESQEFMPEKPAKTPDIINDGQLSFRGVPLEPERYSVRCGLEGVYLPGKRWRRKVEIIQPIEVHSFAAKCTVENLLCVTVKNIAPTHAKDIVVFIDAITIVFEEASKGGAPLSLPIASIEVGHGHSLPNLALRRGEEHSFILKPATMSSRERKTSGYAPPALSLPTMTGATLNTHTPKVGEPYADLSDQYAVLVSYRCNYTESKLFFKQATSWRPSAASDLMISVSSELSLRNPSLGARVPQLPVQILTLEATNMTSENLTLNVLAPEASGSSSVVSLNSAPTTPNGSFDGVNESAKRSGLGKHGIGFRRLNSVLATSPKEGDNGGNRMSNASGCTHLWLQSAVPLGCVPPRSSTTVKLELLPLTDGIVTLDTLQITAREKGLAYVPEHSLEIHATSGMSSGRS from the exons ATGAATTTCCTCTACCGAACTACGCAGCCTGCAGCACCTGAGCTTCCAAGAATTTCAGAGCAAGATCAACTCAGGGATGCCTTACAAAAGCCGACTACAACACTGGAGAGTCTCATCGCGGACGATTCATACCAGCCCTCCTCCACCCACAGCGAAGATGGTGCTGCTAATAATGGTTCTAGGGATATCAGTGGGGATCCTTCATCTCTAGATTCGAAAAGCCTGGTCCCCAGTGGGACACATGCCGATGTCGCGGAGGATGAAGGATGGATAACAATTCCATGCA AGGCACTTCCTGAAAGTTTGAATGACATATCAGAAATGGTTCAGTTGCAGACTCTGGACCGTTCCTTCCTTTTCCCTG GCGAGCAGGTCCATATACTGGTGTGCCTGTCAGCTTCTAAGCAAGATGTACAGGTTATATCCCCCTTTAGAATTGCTGCAGTGATGTCTAAGAATGGAAATTCTTTGCAAAACTCTACAAATAAATCTAGCCCTGTCAGTGCAAATGGTCATGATAATGGAGCAGCTGGAGAAAGTGGCTATCAGGATGTTGAACTCAATGGTGAAGCCTCTCCTTCAGAACATGATATTTTGGAGACTCAATCTCTCCTTCAGATGGAGGACCATAAGCAGCAGATCGAACATGTCTTGCGAAGATTTAGGGAATCCAATTTTTTTGTCCGGATTGCGGAGTCAGATGAGCCTCTCTGGTCCAAGAAAAGAGTAACTTCAGCTACGACGGCAGATAAACGATCAGATAACCAGGGAAATAGTAAGAGCTCAAAGAGTAATGTTTACAATACCATTTCTGATAAAGGGATTTTTGATGGTAGCACATCTGGGGGAGTCGCTCGAGATGTTGTCAAGTGTTATTCTCTGCAGAACGGAGACATAGTG GTTGTTTTGCAAGTGAATGTTGGCATTAACAAATTGGAAGATCCTGTGCTTGAAGTCCTTCAGTTTGAGAAAAGTATATCGAACAATTGTATGCCTCAGAATCTTGTGGATGGACTTTCTGACAGTAATAATGACCCATGTCAGGAGCTGCTTAGTTGGCTGCTCCCTTTAGATCGCACATTACCGCCTCGTTCTTTGGCACCCCCTACTCTCAATCCAAGTGTATCACACAAGCAATCTTATTCTGCTTCTGGTTCTCAAATATTCAATTTCAGAAGTTACTCCATGCCTTCAGCCTCTTCTGTTCAGACACCGAATAATATAAGACCACCACCAATATCTGAAAGTCAAGAATTTATGCCTGAAAAACCTGCAAAAACCCCAGACATTATAAATGATGGGCAGCTTTCATTTAGAGGAGTTCCTTTAGAACCTGAACGGTATTCTGTACGTTGTGGTTTAGAAGGTGTGTATCTACCAGGGAAAAGATGGAGGAGAAAAGTTGAAATCATTCAACCCATTGAGGTTCATTCTTTTGCTGCAAAATGTACTGTGGAGAATCTTCTCTGTGTCACAGTAAAG AATATTGCTCCTACTCATGCGAAAGATATAGTTGTATTCATTGACGCAATTACTATTGTATTTGAGGAGGCATCCAAAGGAGGTGCTCCTTTGTCATTACCAATTGCTAGTATTGAGGTTGGACATGGTCACAGCTTACCAAATCTAGCACTCAG GAGGGGCGAGGAGCACTCTTTTATTCTCAAGCCAGCAACTATGTCCTCAAGGGAACGTAAGACCAGCGGTTATGCACCTCCAGCCTTGTCACTCCCAACGATGACCGGTGCTACTTTAAATACTCATACACCAAAGGTTGGTGAGCCATACGCTGATCTAAGCGACCAATATGCTGTACTGGTATCTTATCGCTGCAATTACACAG AATCTAAACTTTTTTTCAAGCAAGCAACAAGCTGGCGACCCTCTGCAGCCAGCGATCTTATGATCTCTGTATCATCCGAACTGTCTTTACGAAATCCTAGTCTTGGTGCTCGAGTTCCTCAACTTCCCGTGCAG ATACTAACACTCGAAGCTACTAATATGACATCCGAAAACCTTACATTAAATGTCCTTGCTCCTGAAGCATCTGGTTCTTCTTCAGTTGTGTCCTTAAACTCAGCCCCAACCACCCCAAATGGTTCTTTTGATGGTGTTAATGAGTCAGCAAAAAGATCTGGGCTGGGAAAACATGGAATTGGCTTTCGAAGATTGAATTCTGTCCTAGCTACATCTCCAAAAGAAGGTGATAATGGAGGAAATAGAATGAGTAATGCTTCAGGCTGTACTCATCTGTGGTTGCAAAGTGCAGTGCCCCTAGG GTGTGTTCCTCCTCGTTCAAGCACCACTGTCAAACTTGAGCTGCTTCCATTAACAGATGGAATTGTCACACTTGATACACTGCAAATAACCGCAAGGGAGAAAG GCCTTGCTTACGTACCGGAGCATTCCTTGGAGATACATGCCACCTCTGGCATGTCATCAGGAAGGTCATAG
- the LOC136506696 gene encoding uncharacterized protein isoform X2 — MNFLYRTTQPAAPELPRISEQDQLRDALQKPTTTLESLIADDSYQPSSTHSEDGAANNGSRDISGDPSSLDSKSLVPSGTHADVAEDEGWITIPCKALPESLNDISEMVQLQTLDRSFLFPGEQVHILVCLSASKQDVQVISPFRIAAVMSKNGNSLQNSTNKSSPVSANGHDNGAAGESGYQDVELNGEASPSEHDILETQSLLQMEDHKQQIEHVLRRFRESNFFVRIAESDEPLWSKKRVTSATTADKRSDNQGNSKSSKSNVYNTISDKGIFDGSTSGGVARDVVKCYSLQNGDIVVVLQVNVGINKLEDPVLEVLQFEKSISNNCMPQNLVDGLSDSNNDPCQELLSWLLPLDRTLPPRSLAPPTLNPSVSHKQSYSASGSQIFNFRSYSMPSASSVQTPNNIRPPPISESQEFMPEKPAKTPDIINDGQLSFRGVPLEPERYSVRCGLEGVYLPGKRWRRKVEIIQPIEVHSFAAKCTVENLLCVTVKNIAPTHAKDIVVFIDAITIVFEEASKGGAPLSLPIASIEVGHGHSLPNLALRRGEEHSFILKPATMSSRERKTSGYAPPALSLPTMTGATLNTHTPKVGEPYADLSDQYAVLVSYRCNYTESKLFFKQATSWRPSAASDLMISVSSELSLRNPSLGARVPQLPVQILTLEATNMTSENLTLNVLAPEASGSSSVVSLNSAPTTPNGSFDGVNESAKRSGLGKHGIGFRRLNSVLATSPKEGDNGGNRMSNASGCTHLWLQSAVPLGCVPPRSSTTVKLELLPLTDGIVTLDTLQITAREKARHRVDTDCQF; from the exons ATGAATTTCCTCTACCGAACTACGCAGCCTGCAGCACCTGAGCTTCCAAGAATTTCAGAGCAAGATCAACTCAGGGATGCCTTACAAAAGCCGACTACAACACTGGAGAGTCTCATCGCGGACGATTCATACCAGCCCTCCTCCACCCACAGCGAAGATGGTGCTGCTAATAATGGTTCTAGGGATATCAGTGGGGATCCTTCATCTCTAGATTCGAAAAGCCTGGTCCCCAGTGGGACACATGCCGATGTCGCGGAGGATGAAGGATGGATAACAATTCCATGCA AGGCACTTCCTGAAAGTTTGAATGACATATCAGAAATGGTTCAGTTGCAGACTCTGGACCGTTCCTTCCTTTTCCCTG GCGAGCAGGTCCATATACTGGTGTGCCTGTCAGCTTCTAAGCAAGATGTACAGGTTATATCCCCCTTTAGAATTGCTGCAGTGATGTCTAAGAATGGAAATTCTTTGCAAAACTCTACAAATAAATCTAGCCCTGTCAGTGCAAATGGTCATGATAATGGAGCAGCTGGAGAAAGTGGCTATCAGGATGTTGAACTCAATGGTGAAGCCTCTCCTTCAGAACATGATATTTTGGAGACTCAATCTCTCCTTCAGATGGAGGACCATAAGCAGCAGATCGAACATGTCTTGCGAAGATTTAGGGAATCCAATTTTTTTGTCCGGATTGCGGAGTCAGATGAGCCTCTCTGGTCCAAGAAAAGAGTAACTTCAGCTACGACGGCAGATAAACGATCAGATAACCAGGGAAATAGTAAGAGCTCAAAGAGTAATGTTTACAATACCATTTCTGATAAAGGGATTTTTGATGGTAGCACATCTGGGGGAGTCGCTCGAGATGTTGTCAAGTGTTATTCTCTGCAGAACGGAGACATAGTG GTTGTTTTGCAAGTGAATGTTGGCATTAACAAATTGGAAGATCCTGTGCTTGAAGTCCTTCAGTTTGAGAAAAGTATATCGAACAATTGTATGCCTCAGAATCTTGTGGATGGACTTTCTGACAGTAATAATGACCCATGTCAGGAGCTGCTTAGTTGGCTGCTCCCTTTAGATCGCACATTACCGCCTCGTTCTTTGGCACCCCCTACTCTCAATCCAAGTGTATCACACAAGCAATCTTATTCTGCTTCTGGTTCTCAAATATTCAATTTCAGAAGTTACTCCATGCCTTCAGCCTCTTCTGTTCAGACACCGAATAATATAAGACCACCACCAATATCTGAAAGTCAAGAATTTATGCCTGAAAAACCTGCAAAAACCCCAGACATTATAAATGATGGGCAGCTTTCATTTAGAGGAGTTCCTTTAGAACCTGAACGGTATTCTGTACGTTGTGGTTTAGAAGGTGTGTATCTACCAGGGAAAAGATGGAGGAGAAAAGTTGAAATCATTCAACCCATTGAGGTTCATTCTTTTGCTGCAAAATGTACTGTGGAGAATCTTCTCTGTGTCACAGTAAAG AATATTGCTCCTACTCATGCGAAAGATATAGTTGTATTCATTGACGCAATTACTATTGTATTTGAGGAGGCATCCAAAGGAGGTGCTCCTTTGTCATTACCAATTGCTAGTATTGAGGTTGGACATGGTCACAGCTTACCAAATCTAGCACTCAG GAGGGGCGAGGAGCACTCTTTTATTCTCAAGCCAGCAACTATGTCCTCAAGGGAACGTAAGACCAGCGGTTATGCACCTCCAGCCTTGTCACTCCCAACGATGACCGGTGCTACTTTAAATACTCATACACCAAAGGTTGGTGAGCCATACGCTGATCTAAGCGACCAATATGCTGTACTGGTATCTTATCGCTGCAATTACACAG AATCTAAACTTTTTTTCAAGCAAGCAACAAGCTGGCGACCCTCTGCAGCCAGCGATCTTATGATCTCTGTATCATCCGAACTGTCTTTACGAAATCCTAGTCTTGGTGCTCGAGTTCCTCAACTTCCCGTGCAG ATACTAACACTCGAAGCTACTAATATGACATCCGAAAACCTTACATTAAATGTCCTTGCTCCTGAAGCATCTGGTTCTTCTTCAGTTGTGTCCTTAAACTCAGCCCCAACCACCCCAAATGGTTCTTTTGATGGTGTTAATGAGTCAGCAAAAAGATCTGGGCTGGGAAAACATGGAATTGGCTTTCGAAGATTGAATTCTGTCCTAGCTACATCTCCAAAAGAAGGTGATAATGGAGGAAATAGAATGAGTAATGCTTCAGGCTGTACTCATCTGTGGTTGCAAAGTGCAGTGCCCCTAGG GTGTGTTCCTCCTCGTTCAAGCACCACTGTCAAACTTGAGCTGCTTCCATTAACAGATGGAATTGTCACACTTGATACACTGCAAATAACCGCAAGGGAGAAAG CTAGACATAGAGTGGACACAGATTGTCAATTTTAA
- the LOC136506696 gene encoding uncharacterized protein isoform X3 yields MTYQKWFSCRLWTVPSFSLLSGEQVHILVCLSASKQDVQVISPFRIAAVMSKNGNSLQNSTNKSSPVSANGHDNGAAGESGYQDVELNGEASPSEHDILETQSLLQMEDHKQQIEHVLRRFRESNFFVRIAESDEPLWSKKRVTSATTADKRSDNQGNSKSSKSNVYNTISDKGIFDGSTSGGVARDVVKCYSLQNGDIVVVLQVNVGINKLEDPVLEVLQFEKSISNNCMPQNLVDGLSDSNNDPCQELLSWLLPLDRTLPPRSLAPPTLNPSVSHKQSYSASGSQIFNFRSYSMPSASSVQTPNNIRPPPISESQEFMPEKPAKTPDIINDGQLSFRGVPLEPERYSVRCGLEGVYLPGKRWRRKVEIIQPIEVHSFAAKCTVENLLCVTVKNIAPTHAKDIVVFIDAITIVFEEASKGGAPLSLPIASIEVGHGHSLPNLALRRGEEHSFILKPATMSSRERKTSGYAPPALSLPTMTGATLNTHTPKVGEPYADLSDQYAVLVSYRCNYTESKLFFKQATSWRPSAASDLMISVSSELSLRNPSLGARVPQLPVQILTLEATNMTSENLTLNVLAPEASGSSSVVSLNSAPTTPNGSFDGVNESAKRSGLGKHGIGFRRLNSVLATSPKEGDNGGNRMSNASGCTHLWLQSAVPLGCVPPRSSTTVKLELLPLTDGIVTLDTLQITAREKGLAYVPEHSLEIHATSGMSSGRS; encoded by the exons ATGACATATCAGAAATGGTTCAGTTGCAGACTCTGGACCGTTCCTTCCTTTTCCCTG TTATCAGGCGAGCAGGTCCATATACTGGTGTGCCTGTCAGCTTCTAAGCAAGATGTACAGGTTATATCCCCCTTTAGAATTGCTGCAGTGATGTCTAAGAATGGAAATTCTTTGCAAAACTCTACAAATAAATCTAGCCCTGTCAGTGCAAATGGTCATGATAATGGAGCAGCTGGAGAAAGTGGCTATCAGGATGTTGAACTCAATGGTGAAGCCTCTCCTTCAGAACATGATATTTTGGAGACTCAATCTCTCCTTCAGATGGAGGACCATAAGCAGCAGATCGAACATGTCTTGCGAAGATTTAGGGAATCCAATTTTTTTGTCCGGATTGCGGAGTCAGATGAGCCTCTCTGGTCCAAGAAAAGAGTAACTTCAGCTACGACGGCAGATAAACGATCAGATAACCAGGGAAATAGTAAGAGCTCAAAGAGTAATGTTTACAATACCATTTCTGATAAAGGGATTTTTGATGGTAGCACATCTGGGGGAGTCGCTCGAGATGTTGTCAAGTGTTATTCTCTGCAGAACGGAGACATAGTG GTTGTTTTGCAAGTGAATGTTGGCATTAACAAATTGGAAGATCCTGTGCTTGAAGTCCTTCAGTTTGAGAAAAGTATATCGAACAATTGTATGCCTCAGAATCTTGTGGATGGACTTTCTGACAGTAATAATGACCCATGTCAGGAGCTGCTTAGTTGGCTGCTCCCTTTAGATCGCACATTACCGCCTCGTTCTTTGGCACCCCCTACTCTCAATCCAAGTGTATCACACAAGCAATCTTATTCTGCTTCTGGTTCTCAAATATTCAATTTCAGAAGTTACTCCATGCCTTCAGCCTCTTCTGTTCAGACACCGAATAATATAAGACCACCACCAATATCTGAAAGTCAAGAATTTATGCCTGAAAAACCTGCAAAAACCCCAGACATTATAAATGATGGGCAGCTTTCATTTAGAGGAGTTCCTTTAGAACCTGAACGGTATTCTGTACGTTGTGGTTTAGAAGGTGTGTATCTACCAGGGAAAAGATGGAGGAGAAAAGTTGAAATCATTCAACCCATTGAGGTTCATTCTTTTGCTGCAAAATGTACTGTGGAGAATCTTCTCTGTGTCACAGTAAAG AATATTGCTCCTACTCATGCGAAAGATATAGTTGTATTCATTGACGCAATTACTATTGTATTTGAGGAGGCATCCAAAGGAGGTGCTCCTTTGTCATTACCAATTGCTAGTATTGAGGTTGGACATGGTCACAGCTTACCAAATCTAGCACTCAG GAGGGGCGAGGAGCACTCTTTTATTCTCAAGCCAGCAACTATGTCCTCAAGGGAACGTAAGACCAGCGGTTATGCACCTCCAGCCTTGTCACTCCCAACGATGACCGGTGCTACTTTAAATACTCATACACCAAAGGTTGGTGAGCCATACGCTGATCTAAGCGACCAATATGCTGTACTGGTATCTTATCGCTGCAATTACACAG AATCTAAACTTTTTTTCAAGCAAGCAACAAGCTGGCGACCCTCTGCAGCCAGCGATCTTATGATCTCTGTATCATCCGAACTGTCTTTACGAAATCCTAGTCTTGGTGCTCGAGTTCCTCAACTTCCCGTGCAG ATACTAACACTCGAAGCTACTAATATGACATCCGAAAACCTTACATTAAATGTCCTTGCTCCTGAAGCATCTGGTTCTTCTTCAGTTGTGTCCTTAAACTCAGCCCCAACCACCCCAAATGGTTCTTTTGATGGTGTTAATGAGTCAGCAAAAAGATCTGGGCTGGGAAAACATGGAATTGGCTTTCGAAGATTGAATTCTGTCCTAGCTACATCTCCAAAAGAAGGTGATAATGGAGGAAATAGAATGAGTAATGCTTCAGGCTGTACTCATCTGTGGTTGCAAAGTGCAGTGCCCCTAGG GTGTGTTCCTCCTCGTTCAAGCACCACTGTCAAACTTGAGCTGCTTCCATTAACAGATGGAATTGTCACACTTGATACACTGCAAATAACCGCAAGGGAGAAAG GCCTTGCTTACGTACCGGAGCATTCCTTGGAGATACATGCCACCTCTGGCATGTCATCAGGAAGGTCATAG
- the LOC136507488 gene encoding pentatricopeptide repeat-containing protein At3g29230-like: MHHGSSAVPPPPSARLHAVALLPGLARRATTPAAARQLQAQLLVRGLPLPARAAVALIASAHSPRHARAVFDSAVPAASENVYLWTATIAAYARHASSSPSAAEQALALFRLMLRRGVPRPNAFTASSVVRCCSALRAVRVGIQVQGFLSNAGLGRAAHVGAALVDMYGNLGRVADARRVFDEMPTTSVVLGNTMVACYVRSGDVEAGRAVFDRMVERDPISWNTLMMGYLRQGEAGAARGLFEEMLDRNVNSWNMVIAACSQEGSWADAVAVFNRMRLARFQPDPATMAVLMSACAQLGSLSVASQVHGILRKGCVEMNFHVLNSLIDMYAKCGSVSQAYLLFVETRLKDTVSYNVMICALAHHGHGRDALQIFNEMAEEGLQPGAVTFLGVLSACAHAGLVHDGKLYFESMRTNYAIEQSPDHYACMVDIYGRAGLIEEAYQLARAMPMKPHAGVWGALINACRKHCNVEVGKVAARELIAIEPGNPGTYVLLANTLARGQQWDFVETVWQSMRGKGIEKTAGCSWLEVDNVVHEFLMGESSHPNSDEIYSILEHLYLQLT; the protein is encoded by the coding sequence ATGCACCACGGTAGCAGCGCGGTGCCGCCGCCACCTAGCGCTCGTCTGCACGCCGTTGCACTCCTGCCCGGCCTCGCCCGCCGCGCgacgacgccggcggcggcgaggcagcTCCAAGCGCAGCTCCTCGTCCGGGGCCTCCCTCtccccgcccgcgccgccgtcgccctcATAGCCTCGGCCCATTCTCCGCGCCACGCCCGCGCCGTCTTCGACAGCGCCGTCCCCGCCGCCTCCGAGAACGTCTACCTCTGGACCGCCACCATCGCCGCTTACGCCAGGCACGCCTCGTCCTCGCCGTCGGCGGCCGAGCAGGCGCTCGCGCTGTTCCGGCTCATGCTTCGGCGCGGCGTCCCTCGCCCGAACGCCTTCACGGCGAGCTCCGTGGTCAGGTGCTGCTCGGCGCTGCGGGCCGTACGAGTGGGGATCCAGGTGCAAGGGTTCTTGTCGAATGCCGGACTCGGACGCGCAGCGCACGTGGGCGCCGCGTTGGTTGACATGTACGGCAACCTTGGCCGGGTGGCGGATGCGAGGAGGGTGTTCGACGAAATGCCTACCACAAGCGTGGTCCTGGGGAATACCATGGTGGCGTGCTACGTCAGGTCAGGGGATGTGGAGGCCGGGCGGGCTGTGTTTGACAGGATGGTGGAAAGGGACCCAATCTCTTGGAACACGCTGATGATGGGGTACTTGCGGCAGGGGGAAGCAGGTGCGGCAAGGGGCTTGTTTGAAGAGATGCTGGACAGGAATGTGAACAGCTGGAACATGGTGATTGCTGCATGCTCGCAGGAGGGGTCGTGGGCTGATGCGGTCGCAGTGTTCAATCGGATGCGCCTCGCAAGGTTCCAACCTGATCCCGCTACGATGGCGGTGCTGATGTCCGCCTGTGCACAGCTTGGTTCTCTGTCAGTTGCAAGTCAGGTGCATGGGATTTTGAGGAAAGGCTGTGTTGAAATGAACTTCCATGTGCTGAATTCATTGATCGACATGTATGCTAAATGTGGTAGTGTCAGCCAAGCTTATTTGTTGTTTGTTGAGACACGTCTAAAGGACACAGTGTCTTACAATGTGATGATCTGTGCTCTTGCACACCATGGAcatggtagggatgcacttcagaTCTTTAATGAGATGGCTGAGGAAGGGTTGCAGCCAGGTGCGGTCACTTTTCTTGGCGTTCTGTCAGCTTGTGCTCATGCTGGACTAGTTCATGATGGAAAGTTATACTTTGAATCTATGAGAACAAATTATGCAATTGAGCAATCCCCGGATCACTATGCGTGCATGGTGGATATCTATGGCCGAGCTGGACTCATTGAGGAAGCATACCAGTTAGCACGGGCGATGCCAATGAAACCACATGCAGGTGTCTGGGGAGCCTTGATCAATGCCTGCAGGAAGCATTGCAATGTTGAAGTTGGTAAGGTTGCAGCGAGAGAGCTCATTGCTATTGAACCTGGGAATCCTGGAACCTATGTACTCCTTGCCAACACGTTGGCTCGTGGTCAGCAATGGGATTTTGTTGAGACTGTGTGGCAGTCAATGAGAGGAAAGGGTATTGAGAAAACGGCAGGGTGCAGTTGGCTTGAAGTGGATAATGTTGTTCATGAGTTCTTGATGGGGGAGTCCAGCCACCCTAATTCCGATGAGATTTACAGTATCCTTGAGCATCTGTATCTGCAACTGACTTAA
- the LOC136507489 gene encoding uncharacterized protein, with protein MAGSLVGAKHVWRAAVPPKVKFFFWLALHGRLWTAERRKRHGLQQEVICILCHQQDETTDHLLASCTFTREIWHRLLARAGMQHLGPGHGSCLSVWWQQTRLAVPEILKRGFDSLVLLVCWVVWKERNRRTFDNDASSPAQVFAIICEEAGSWIAAGYQSLAALFAAVS; from the coding sequence ATGGCAGGGTCGTTGGTGGGCGCCAAGCACGTCTGGAGAGCTGCCGTTCCGCCCAAGGTGAAATTCTTCTTTTGGCTCGCGTTACACGGTCGCTTGTGGACAGCCGAACGCCGGAAACGCCATGGATTGCAGCAAGAGGTCATCTGCATTCTGTGTCATCAACAAGACGAAACCACCGACCACCTGCTGGCGTCGTGCACCTTCACGCGCGAGATCTGGCACCGCCTGTTGGCGAGAGCAGGTATGCAGCACTTGGGGCCGGGCCATGGATCGTGCTTGTCCGTCTGGTGGCAGCAGACACGATTGGCCGTCCCTGAGATCCTCAAGCGCGGCTTCGACTCGCTCGTCCTACTCGTCTGTTGGGTCGTCTGGAAGGAGCGCAACAGGCGGACATTCGACAATGACGCTAGTTCGCCGGCTCAGGTCTTCGCCATCATCTGTGAGGAGGCCGGCTCCTGGATCGCCGCTGGGTACCAGAGCTTGGCGGCGCTGTTCGCAGCAGTCAGCTAG
- the LOC136508163 gene encoding small ribosomal subunit protein uS4y-like gives MVHVNFYRNYGKTFKKPRRPYEKERLDAELKLVGEYGLRCKRELWRVQYALSRIRNAARHLLTLDEKNPRRIFEGEALLRRMNRYGLLAEGQNKLDYVLALTAENFLARRLQTLVFKAGMAKSIHHARVLIKQRHIRVGRQIVNVPSFMVRVESEKHIDFSLSSPFGGGPPGRVKRKNQKKASGGGGDGGDEDEE, from the exons ATGGTGCACGTCAACTTCTACCGCAACT ATGGTAAAACATTCAAGAAACCAAGGCGTCCTTATGAGAAGGAGCGTCTTGATGCTGAACTGAAGCTGGTTGGTGAGTATGGTCTGAGGTGCAAGCGTGAGCTTTGGAGGGTCCAGTATGCACTGAGCAGGATCCGTAATGCTGCAAGGCACTTGCTCACCCTTGATGAGAAGAACCCCCGCCGTATCTTTGAGGGTGAGGCGCTTCTCCGCCGCATGAACCGCTATGGGCTGCTTGCTGAGGGTCAGAACAAGCTTGATTATGTCCTTGCCCTCACTGCTGAGAACTTCCTTGCAAGGCGCCTTCAAACACTTGTCTTCAAGGCTGGCATGGCCAAGTCCATTCACCATGCTCGTGTCTTGATCAAGCAGCGTCACATCAG GGTTGGCAGGCAAATCGTCAATGTCCCATCATTCATGGTGAGGGTGGAGTCTGAGAAGCACATTGACTTTTCACTGTCAAGCCCGTTCGGTGGAGGCCCACCAGGCAGGGTGAAGagaaagaaccagaagaaggcaagtggcggtggtggcgatggtggtgatgaggatgaggagtga